The Arthrobacter sp. D5-1 genome segment CGAAGCCGACCGCGTCAGAAGCGTCACGGATCTGGGCCCCTACGTGGTGGTGGAGAACGAGCAGTGGGGTAAAGGCATGGCGGGCTCTTTCCGCGCCGGAATCGACGCCGCCACCCCTGGCAACAGCATCATGGTGGCGCTGGTGGACCAGCCCGGATTAACTCCGACGGCGGTGAGCAGGCTGCTGGGCAGCCACCGTCCCGGCCGGGTTACCGCGGCCGCGTACCCTGATGAGTCGGGCCACCTGAAGCGCAGGCACCCGGTGATTTTCGACGTCGGACTCCGCGCCGAAGCCGCTGCCGCGGCTCATGGCGACACGGGAGCGCGATCGTTCCTGAAGGCCCATCCCGGCCTGGTGGACCTGGTGGACTGCAGCGACCTTTGCTCCGGCGAGGACCTGGACACGAAGGACCAGCTGCACTTGCTGGAGATGTAAGTATTGGTGCCTGAGTCAAGGGCCCGGGTAACTTTGGACGCATGATCCGCATTGATCTTGACGATCCCGCACGCCCCGATGTCCACCAACTCCTCAGCGAGCACCTGGCCGACATGTTCGCCACGTCGCCCGCTGAGAGCGTGCACGCGCTGGACCACTCGGCGTTGTCACACGAATCCATCACGTTCTGGACGGCACGCGAGGATGGTGTGTTGCTGGGATGCGGTGCGTTGAAGACGCTCTCCGCCGGGCAGGCCGAGATCAAGTCCATGCGCACTGCGGCCAGCGCGCGGGGACGCGGAGTGGCCACCTTGATGCTGGGGCACATCGTGGCCGAAGCCCGTGTGCGAGGGTTCGAGCGCCTGAGCCTGGAAACGGGAACCGAGGATTATTTCGCTCCGGCCCGCCGGTTGTATGCCCGGCATGGTTTCACCGAATGCCCGCCTTTCGGGGACTACACCCTGGACCCGAACAGTGTGTTCATGGAGCTCGCCGTCTCACCCAAGTGAGTAACAGCAAACGTCGCACTGAGGGCTCATACCGACGTTTGCTGTTACTCAGTTGGGCTACACGGGCGCAGTGGTGCGGTCGCGGAGGGCCAGGTAGATCTTGTCCCGCGCGATGGGCAGCTCGCCAAAGCGGATCCCCGTCGCGTTGCGGATGGCGTTGGCCAGCGCGGGCGCCACCGGGTTGAACGGGCTCTCGCTCATGGACTTCGCGCCAAGGGGGCCAGTGGAGTCGTTGGTAGCGGCGAAGTACACCTCGCTCCGGGGCACGTCAGCGAACGACGGGATGTGGTACTGCCTCAGGATGTCCGTGGTGACCCGTCCGGCGTCGTCCACTTTCACTTCCTCGTACAGCACCGCTCCGAGGGCCTGCGCAATGCCGCCCTCGATCTGTCCACGGCATTGCCGCGGATTCACCACAACACCGGCGTCGGCGGCCTGGACACTCTGCAGGATCCTCAGCTCACCGGTTCCCGTATTAACGGCAACCCGGAAGCCATGGACGTTGAACGCGACAGATCGCGGCGTCCCAC includes the following:
- the nboR gene encoding nicotine blue oxidoreductase codes for the protein MHPRAYREDMTDSGMAPTTGVLLAAGAGTRLGRGPKALLPFRGRTLVEVLANTLFDGGCREVVVVLGAEADRVRSVTDLGPYVVVENEQWGKGMAGSFRAGIDAATPGNSIMVALVDQPGLTPTAVSRLLGSHRPGRVTAAAYPDESGHLKRRHPVIFDVGLRAEAAAAAHGDTGARSFLKAHPGLVDLVDCSDLCSGEDLDTKDQLHLLEM
- a CDS encoding GNAT family N-acetyltransferase, translating into MIRIDLDDPARPDVHQLLSEHLADMFATSPAESVHALDHSALSHESITFWTAREDGVLLGCGALKTLSAGQAEIKSMRTAASARGRGVATLMLGHIVAEARVRGFERLSLETGTEDYFAPARRLYARHGFTECPPFGDYTLDPNSVFMELAVSPK